The Penaeus vannamei isolate JL-2024 chromosome 15, ASM4276789v1, whole genome shotgun sequence genomic interval TCTGGTATCTTATATCCTGAACTTATTCTCACCCATTACACTAACAGACTGTCAACGGATTCAGTGCGCAACTCTAGTATGGGAACAAAAGTGAGGAAGGAGACCCGCCCTATCACAGACTCCAATTTTAAGAGTCAGTGTGTGGACAAAATTCTGGACTTCCTTGTCAGCAGGGGCTATGTATACCAGCTTCAGCGAAGAACGCTCCTCGCGCCTTCCACAAAAGATTTTTCTAACATCTTCAGTGTATGTGTTTTAGacttattattcatttatgtattgtttgattttttttttttttttctttttttctttttcttttgtggatGTTGTGACTTTGAGTTTTCATTTCAGTGCTCTCTATCCACTGATTAGTAAGAAATTAGATATAttgaaaaatacatacaaaaagagatttattatattgatatggattctaatatttttttaacatttattttcagtttataTACAAGCACCTTGATAGTCAATATAATTTGCCAAACAGATTTGAAGAGGAAATTCCACGCCTATTAAAGTTTTTGAAATATCCAGTGCAGATGTCAAAATCATCCTTCATTACAGGtatgttgattttcttttatttttctctcaaaagatatatttatttattttactttatctttgtttAGCTAAGTGGAAATCCCGGAAACATATTTCATGTCAAAATAGATGTTTTTGAGGCAGAATTTACTTCAAAACTGATATGATTTTGTTGGTTGGTTTATAGGAACCTCAGTATCATTTTAATAACTGTGTTCAGTCCACTTATTCTGtatctcatcctttttttctatcttctgttttctttctcatactcttcctttcctttttctggtACTTCTTATACTCCAGATCCCAATTCATTCAGTTCATTTGGATATATGGTTAAAAATTTCATGAtaggaatttttattttatttaatttataacaCTCATCATGGTCTAACACATACAGTTGGATCTCCTCACACATGGCCATCTGTTCTGGCCATGCTGGCATGGTTGGTTGATGTGGTGAACATGTTTAGTGCCATCGACCCAATGCCCATTGCCTTTCCAAGTGATTTTGACAGTGACATCAATCTTGCCAAGACTAAGTTTACCGTACTGGTTGAACTTGCCAACTGCGATGAAGATACAGAAAAGATTGAGGCTCAGTTAGAAGTAAGTGTCTGaattcatttgtatgtgtgtgtgtgtggaagtgaatgtggatgtgtgtgggttagAATTTGGGTGAGTGTGGGTTTATTTGTGAGTAGGGTTTGATCATTTGTTAGAATAGTATGGATGCTCTGCTAATCAAGATATAAGCAGAGTTACTTAGGTtttgaaataaagtttatattattTGCTGAGTAAATAGTTGTAAATGGTGAAAGATTTCAGTGATTATGTAACAAAGTATTGCTTAAAAAGGTATTAAGATAAAGAGAACTACAGCCTCGACTTAGTGTAGAAACTCGCTATGGAACCCGCAATCTTCTTCCCAACTTCtgctattctttcatgttttcttgGTTCTAACCATTTCTTGGAAGGAGTAAATTGCTTCAGAATTCCTCATTTCCAATATTCAAGGGATCTGTGATTTCAGCTTGAAGTTGGCAgttatgtgttttgtttatgtttgtcagtcaaatgagaatccatggtcaatgcttttgtttttactttttattcttattttagctTTAATCTAAATGTAAATATTGATGCAGAAACTAAGTATAGATATTTCTGAATAATTTAAAAATGTATAATGATATTTAGGCTTTGATACCATACCATACATACTGTAGTCTCAATTTGCAATTTTTCCATTTGTCCATCGATGGACAAGTGGGTATCCATCGCATCAAATGTTTGGGTAAAAATCCAGTTGATTGACTCCATCAATGGGCAAATTCCATTAAAAAATAGCTGGATTTAATGAATctatgggtagtctgaccgtTCCTTTACCTACTTTTTGGTACCTGCAGGAATACAGGCACATACTAGAGGAAATACAGGGTGTGAGAGCTCAGGATCTTCTGCAAAtacaggaggaggatgaaagagttGAAGACATGGTGAACAACATGAGCACAGGACCCGAGAGATTGCAGCAGTTACATCACCAGTACACTCAGGTATCAGTACAATTGATATCAGAATCATGTTAGGATCTTTTTTTAAACTGCATAAAGTGTCATAAGATTCATTAAGCCAaatgatgtattttttatgtgtatatatattttttttcttttttctttcttattttacttgAAAATGAAGTCATTCATAATGTAAATTCTTTTAACAGCTTGTAGATGACAATGCAAAAATGTCAGATTACTGTAGAGAGCTACAGGTACATATTTCTGCAAGAGATGGTGAACGTTCACAGCTGGAATCAAAAGTGGCAGAGCTTAAAGCGGCTAAAAAGCAGGTAtgatgttctttttgttttgaagTAAAGTGACATTGATATCTCAGTAAGCAGATGTTAAAAATACTCTGTAAGCAAGTATCAAAAATTCTCAGTAATCAAATACTGAAAATTACCAAATGGTTGTTAATGGTCTTTCCTTATGTTCTGATAGAAGAATATCCTAAAATTTCAGAATTATCAGAAAAGTTATTTTCAGCCAAGTATTTAGAAGCTAAAAGATACAACACTACCCTCAGGATTTGAACACTCATGCTTTCATATTTTTCCAGGTTTTTGACACATCCTCTATTTTCCCAGGTTTTAGAAACTCCTTACCCATATGTtttcccagtttttttttttactctcatgCCTCTATACTTTCCCAGGTATTTGACTCTCATGCATCTATATTTTCCCAGGTTTTGGACACTCATGCTTCTCTATTTTCCCAGGTTTTTGAGGAAGTTGATCGCTTGGAAACTATGAAGGAACAGCAGGCTTTGAACGTAGGGGAATTGGCAAGATTTAAGAACCATGCAAATGATGTCGCTACTATTATATCACAACTCCAAGACCAGGGAAAGGATCAGGACTCTCAGGTAAAGTTTCtcaagttttcttcttcttctctctcatcatcttctttgtcttcttcatcctCTACTTCTTacttgtttgttctttttcttcctcttcctcttcttcttcttcttcctcttctataagTGACTATCAATTTAAATTTGTAGTAGGATACCCTTAAGACTGATTCTGTTGATTAGGGTGAGTGATTTTGCAACCTACACCCTTTTCACTATTCCCTCTAGGAGATCTCGAAGCTCAttctttaaaagaaaagaaatatcagaATATTTTAAGGTAACTGCCTGGATGGATGTATTCGTTCCTTTGCTCTTGTGTGAGGTAATGGATTTACCTTTTGAGTCCCTCTATGTTTTTagctttcttactttcttctgaCACTTCTAACTTTTTCACTGTACTGTATTTTAAGTGCAAAAGAAGCTCTtgaatgtaaatgcatgtatgtgtatacatatatatatatatatatatatatatatatatatatatatatatatatatatatatatatatatatatatatatatatatatataatgatagttataatcgtGACTTAGGTCATTATAATTTGAGTCTGTTCCCTTCATTTCAAAAATTGGACTCTGGATTTTTTATTAattgatagtgaaaataacattTACTGTGGAAAATACTTTTTTCAAAACCATGGTGAGTCTACTCACttttttataaagaaaagaatgtTATGCTATGTGGTAAATTTATTTTTACAGCAGAGGTTTCTTAATTGTTTCAGTATTTTTTGTATGGGAGTTGAGAATTATAGCTTTGATGAATATCTTTTATGCATGATATTATTTCCTTTCAGATATGGTCACTGGAGATGGAAGTGGGCAAAGCTCAGTCAAGCTTGTGTGAAAGTATAAGTGCCTATAACAAACTTGTCCGTCAGCTAGACCTTCCAGAGGATTATGAAATCTCATCGACTGACATAGCTGAGAATAAATGCCACTGGCAGACCACATTGCTTGACGAGCTACGACGTAGGAAGAAGGATGCGAAACATGGCATGTACGAGGCCCAGAACCAGCTAatacgaaaggaggaggaattgagCATGGCAAGTATTTTCTTAGTGTATGTGGGAATGTCCAGTGCCTTATCCATGGAATACAAATTATGTGTTACATTTTGTGAGGTAAAATCTCATTTGAATATGGCCCAGTGAACTTGATCATATTCTTTACAGGTGAATGAGATGCTGTCTGAGAAAAAAGACCAGCTGACAAAGCTCGAGAGTAAGTTAcgaagaacagaagaggaaatTGTAATGACCAAAAATGAAATTACTGCTGAGGTAAGCTATTGATCTGTATTGGTACTCTTTTGGAATCTTTGATTTTAaagcttttgctttttgttactAGATAAACTGTGCTAGAATGTATACATTTCACACTAACAGTGATTTTACTGGAAATAGTATGTTACTATCACTTAGACTGAACTACATTTTTGTAGTCATATTTAAATCATGTTCAATTTGATGATTCAGTCCAATACATTACTTGTCAAGAGAAAACAGTATATCCACATGTCCATTTATTCCAAATAAAactatgcatatagataaaagaTGGCAAATTCCTAGATCATTTTTGTGAATATTAAGTTTGGAAAGAATAAACTGTGCTAGCTTTACTTGTATATTACTCCCTGACAGACTCCAATGTTTTCTCCTTCAAATGATAAGTAATCCGTTTTAGCAGAgttagatatatgaaaaaatcacaaaatctgATTAAGATATCCATGCAACATTGAAGCCAAATTGTCTGTGATGAGAGGTAAAAGGTATGAGAGGCAGGTGGCAGGTAATATCATGATAGTCTTCATCACGTGTGTCAAGTAGGAAAGAGTATGTCTTAAGGCTTGACATGCTTTTGTGACACATGTGGGACATTATACAAAGGCCTGAGATTAGTGCCGTGACTCAGAATGTCACAGCTCTTTGAAATGGCGTCTTCAATCTGTTCTTCAATgctgttctttattttcattagatTATATGGTCTTCAtgctattttacatttttttctgaagtGTAAATGGTTGATGATTAGATTAAGTTTTCTGTGAGATAAAGAATAGCAAGATGAATAGAAACCATTTTCTGTATACAGATTGTAATAACTTGTATATAGAAGAATTTTCTTTACTGAAGCTACTGTGAATTACCTGCTTAAAGTCCTGTATCCATGACTTCAGCTTTCCTCTGAGACAAAGTGATGCAAATTATTATCCATACAGTATTATGTAAGGAATTATATACAGATTGTATATGATATCAACCAGATAATATCCCTTTGCACATAGGAGAAGGAGATGCAGGTTGAGAGTGATCGTTTGGACCAGCAAATCCTGGAAGCTCGGAAGACACACAGGGGATCACTTTACCAGAAGCAGTGTGCAGTAGATCAAGCCAAGGAAGAGTAAgtcctctctcttagtctctgtgTGTTATTCCTAATTTTGagttaattcttaaaaaaagagagagaaacaaagtaaaCTCTTGTTGGGTCCTGTCTAAttaccttcttttcttatttagtaAATTTggtgcactttttttttctcgtctgtaTTTCCCTTCTCATCATTCTAATTTTTGAGctcttttgctttccttttgtaactctttcctattccttgtctttcactttttattttctatcttgttTAGTTAACCCAGTGCTGCTGGTGGTAGCATGCAAGTACATGTTGTACCCACTGTgagattattcattttcttaaacatagatggctccacttaCAACAATGAACCAATTACCAGTGCTacttatctcacctgtttaccctgtttctgtattttcttttatcttatgttGCTATTAGTGATGTCAGTAACATTGTAGTGATTATAATGTCTGCAATAATACTAACAGCATTGATACTGATAGCATTAATAAAATGGGAAGGTGAAGTCAAGTAAAGTCATGAGCTCTATTAATCAACTCCTTAGTggttaagcacttgtggagccatctgtgtgtagagacatttcacaaGACAATAATAAAGTGATCATTATATTTTCTTGGTGGCACTGGGTTAACTCTATCATTTTCCctactttttttctgtatctgtttcctctccttttagctgaccttcactttttctcttccataCACTTTCATGACGTAAACACTCCTGCCTTTTCAGGTTGGAGAATGTAAAGGTCTCTGGCGTGGAGTGCATGCGTTCTGGTGCAGAGTTCCTAGTCCAGGTGTGCCATGCATCCCTGGAACACTTAGAGTGGCAGCAGAAGGAAACCCTAAAGCACAAGATCACCACGGGAAATGTGACAAGAAAACTTGTGGAACCTATACATACAgaagtaaaaatatgaaggaaagaagacaaagaaacaagaaaaagcagATCCTCTGTGTATAGAATTCTGTTTTAGTTTTTGATAGCAAGTTGAAATTGGCCTGCTAGGGGAATGCTTCTTGGCTGTGAAAATGTATTTTTAACTTCGATGTCTCTGCCGAGTTTGAACAAGGGTATTGCAAGATATTTTTATGGAATGCCATATATGAAAAGGTGAAGATTTATTTGCTCTATAAaggatacaaaagaaaaagaaaaaaacaattgtaTATATGTCTCATTACTTACCATGACTGaatcctatatatatttttttaatagtttCACCTGATCCATATTATCTGTTGaggaatttcatttcttttctccttttttccccttattgGCATTATTTGGAATACAGTTACAGCATCATATAGGAATCTAGggatatatatgctatgtttttaaAAATGTGGTGAATATCTTTTGGTGAATATAGTGTTATTGGTATTAACATCAGTATagaattttatttctttattttttaatggcTTTTTGTAGTTTTGGGGATACAGTAGgctcagatttttaaaaaattatagtaaagtccacattttttatataatggCATATTATCCTTACAAACAAGATatttttatgaataaaaaaaagaaaaaaaagaaaaaaatgtatttttttattgtatgacaagagaaaatatattgCAGTGAAATACATAATGGTATTGGACTCTGGCTATTTATTCCTTCGAagagtatgttattattattttttaaaattgtaaATCTCTGTGGCTTTATGTATGTACTAAGATATGTTTCTTTCATGGTATATCCCCCTTGCCtgcaaattataacaataatgggtGGTATGAGAGTCGAGCAATATTTTAAACACTGAATGTCAACACCATAAATCTGCGAGAGGAATCACCACAACACAAACTGGCCGTAATCTTGATTCaggatatatttttgtatttggaaTTTATATTCTAGGGATCAAATTTTATGGCATTTGATGGATATTCTAGGGATTAAATTTTATGGCATTTGATGGTGTTTTAGATAACTGAAGtacttaaagaaaaataaatgagtcGAGATGTGGCAGTGGCAAGCTACTCTTCAAGGGctaccttcttcatctttttctcattttcttttcttattctttttattattttaattttaaaattttctttcattttctcttctcttgtttttgctgttttcttcctcctcttcttcataccttttttcccctcttgctcttcctttcttcttccattcctcttctaatttcttatttttttttttatactcttcttcctcctgctcctattcttcccttctaaattttcttcttccttttcctcttgccttcttcttttccaaagctctcaagataaacagatctaAATATAAACACAAGGAGAGGAATGTGAAATCACTCATCCATTGAGCAAAAACAAATTATTTTAAAAGTTCAGTGAATGTAGAAACAATTCTGCTGAAACATGGAAACAGGTTAAGACACTAGTGcgaaataagcaacaaaatgcAGACATTTCCATAAATTCCAATAATAATATAGAACACTTTAataacttctttgcagaagtcAGTAGACTCACAAACAGACAACTGCCTCCACACATCAACACATACAGAAAACGAGGCCTTTAACAAGCAATTTCAGACAGCAACCAGTAGGAGTAGAAACAATTACATTAACAATATAACACTAAAGAAATACAAATTACATAGGAGCTGATGCCATCGTACATTGTTTCATAAACAATAGTGTATCAGCAATTGCATGCTGACAGTCATGATTGACACATCACCGGTGTTTATCCATCACTTTGGGAACATGGTATCATAACACCTACTTTCAAATCTGGTGATACAGATGAACTGAATAATTACTGACCCATCACCATACTCCTAGTAATATCTAAAGTCTGGCGAAAATAGTTGCAGTTTACAGCATTTTTGGAAGAGTAACCTTCTATCTAACATGCAGCACGGCTTTAGGAGTAAACTCAATTGAAGCAACGCTACTAAAAGTCACAAATgaaatttataacaacatagacaacaaccagataaatttgCTCACTTTGTCTGACTTATTGAAAGCCTCTAATAGTGTCAACCATGAAATACTTCTTAACAAACTAATCACGGAATCAATAAGTTTTGGTTCAAAAATTACATGTCTGTGAGATCTCAGTCTGTTAAAATCCATGAAAAAGTATCGTCAAAGCAATAAGTGTTTCACGTCTCCATCCAAGGCCTAATCTTATTACATTCATTaatgatctgtcatcaattgcAAAAAAATGTCTTATTCAGTATACTGAGGACTCTCAATTTCTTCACATTACCTCTGTTCACAATTTAAATGAGTTGATAggataatagtgtgtgtgtgtgtgtgtgtgtgtgtttgtgtgtgtgtgtgtgtgtgtgtgtgtgtgtgtgtgtgtgtgtgtgtgtgtgtgtgtgtgtgtgtgtgtgtgtgtgtgtgtgtgtgtgtgtgtgtgtgtgtgtgtgtgtgtgtgtgtgtgtgtgtgtgtgtgtgtgtgtgtgtgtgtgtgtgtgtgtgtgtgtgtgtgtgtgtgtgtgtgtgtgtgtaggtgggtaggtaggtacgtatacatatatcacttagtataatcaattactgtcaaaacatctggggctccacaaatataacacatacaaaggacacagaaactacagaactttgaaGCAAGggtagcactaggaaatataaataaatatgaccacatcataCCACATATCAGCAAACTAAAATGGCAAaaagtacaacagaaatataaCTACGATATGTACTCAAATCCATAAAATCAAACAAGGAAATTACTGGTTTTATCTTACtctgtccttcttctttttttcttctctttctctgcctttttcgtcttcctcttcttcctcgtcctcctcctcctcctctactccttttcatcctcctcttcctctccttcttcctcctatttttcttccctttactcctcctcctccttcttcttctgtttcttctcctcctcctctttcttcttcttcttcttctccttctccttctcctccttcttcttcttatccttctcctactccttcttttcctccttcttctctttcttcttctcctcctcctcttcctcatcctcttcttcctccttcttctccttcttcacacacacacacacacacacacacgagatagagaaagtgacTGTGAACCTGACATCTTAAGACACTAAAGACTATATACCCCAAGATTTCCTCAATTATCAAGAAAACCATTAAAACATCAGAAAAAGGCATCTTAATACTTTTTCTTCAGTCCGGGGTGAAAAGGAAAGGGACCATTTTCTTTAGACTTTAACGTAACCGTTTTCTTTTCTGATTATGTTTGggaagtccaaaaaaaaaaaaaaaaggatgcgaGAAATTATTGCTAATGTAAACgatggttagaaaaaaaaaaaaaacaatcagtttGGAACACGATTTTTATTTATACAAGTTTAGTCTGTTTCGAGAGGATGTGTCGTCACTGCCTGACTTGAAGGATATGGGAAAGAatgattttctctctcaatctctctctctccctctctctccctccccccctctctctctctctctctctctctctctctctctctctctctctctctctctctctctctctctctctctctctctctctctctctctctctctctctctttctctctctttctctctctctctctctctgtttttctctgcacacacacacacacacacacacacacacacacacacacacacacacacacacacacacacacacatatacatacatatgcatatatatatatatacatatatatatatatatatatatatatatatatatatatatatatgtatgtatgtatgtatacgtacaaatatatgtatgtacatatatatatatatatatatatatatatatatatatatacacacacacacacacacacacacacacacacacacacacacacacacacacacacacacacacatatatatatatatatatatatatatatatatatatatatatatatatatatatatgtgtgtgtgtgtgtgtgtgtgtgtgtgtgtgtatgtgtgtgtgtatatatatatatatatatatatatatatatatatttatatatataatatatatatatatatgtatatgtatgtatatatatgtgtgtgtatgtgtatgtatatatgtgtatgtatatatacacacacacacacacacacacacacatatatatatatatatatatatatatatatatatatatatatatatatatatatatatatgtgtgtgtgtgtgtgtgtgtgtgtgtgtgtgtgtgtgtgtgtgtgtgtgtgtgtgtgtgtgtgtgtgtaaatatatatatatatatatatatatatatatatatatatatatacacacacacacatatagacatatatatatgtatgtgtgtgtctacatatgtatgtatatgtatatatgtatatatatatatatatatatatatatatatatatattatattatatatatatatatattataatattgatgtatatatatacatatgtatatatacatatatatatacatatatgtaaatatatatatatgtgtgtgtgtgtgtgtgtgtgtgtgtgtgtgtgtgtgtgtgtgtgtgtgtgtgtgtgtgtgtgtgtgtgtgtgtgtgtgtgggtgtgcaagtGTGggtgttatatgcatatatgtatatatttatatctatctacctatctatcggtttatgcacacacacacacacacacacacacagtgctgaAATTGTTCCTCTTGTCCGTGATCCACCGCCCTTGGATGGCCTCCAAATTCTCCTTATCAGCTGCTCTGCGGACTGTAAAAAATAACTCTCCAAGTTTTCAAGGATTTCTACCGAAAATGAGAGAGGTATAtagtgagaataacaataacgttaataatgaaaataagaaaaaaacaactgttTATGTAAGAAAAAATTCCTACAGGGGGCGCCCGGGATTGAACCGGGGACCTCTCGATCTGCagtcgaatgctctaccactgagctacacccccACTGGTAAATAGAAGCGTCTTTGTAATTAACATTTTTCTAGTATTATGatgatgtatgtctatatgtatttgtgtatatgtttagaaCATGgccaaaaatataaacagaaacacatacgaacgaacgaacgaacaaacaaacacacacatactcattcacataatctctcactttctcatgctcaatctcactcatgcactcacacacgcactcaaaagaCGTCCATTTCGAGATACAAAAGCGAGAATAACAAACCAACATTTACCATTTGTAAATAATAACATATACACCGATATTTACCATCTGGAAATAAAAACGAATTATCTCTAACGCATTCTAGATTAGAATTATCATATATTTGGAAAATATTTTGTTATCGGTGTACTTAGACCCTGCAGATAATTTTTCGAAAACTATATTAACTTAAAGACCGTTAAAGATCATCACATGTTCGGCCGCCATTACTGCGCATGACAAATGCTCTTGTGCCCGTGTGATATAAACGGTCTGGTGTTTTTGCTCTCGTACAACTGCCTCTTCAAGATGTTTTAATTCAAAAGTATATTGAACTCTTATGAATTCACTGCTGGGTAGTAATCATCAGGCTAACACAGGCAGCGGTGTTATAAGTTATAAGTGACTGCAAAGTTAGTGAGTGAGTAGTGGACTGTATGGCAATATCTTATTCTCACTGGGTTTATGAAGAGACTtctaaatgagtttttttttccttttttttataagcACAATGGACCCGCTGAATTAAGATCTTCAGTACGAATGCCAATTACAAATCTCATAACTTGAGAATCTAATCTTTTTCATCTCTCGGATGAGTAGTTAGCGCAAGGTTGTCATAAGGTAATTTTTCTTGAGTATTACCTCTTCTGATTGGCTGGCTTCAGGGAATCAAAAAGTGGAAGCCCGAATTCTCTGTCGTCATCGCCTTTGAATAGAACCTTTATCTGCCTTGATCAGCTAACAGTCTCTGTAAATATCtcctttatatctatattaacaTTTCCACACCTTTATTAAATAGCAAACAAATCTAAAATCAAATGGCTAAATACTCTATTAATATCACCATAGAAAAGAAGCTTTATATTTGTCAAGGTTTCATCACCGTGGTTACCTAACAAAAAAACATCTAAACCTAAACGGCTGAATTCCCTGGAACCTTTACATTCACCGAGCCTGATCTTCCTTCGTAATATATAGATTCAAAAACTGAAAGATCGAATTCCCTGTCATTACTCCCCAACGCTAATTTCAGGTTGTTTGATGGCACCCTCGATCTCTTTGCACTTTTATGATTCGAGTTTCTTGAAAGACGATTTCTCAAGATAATGAAGCTAAGGGCTGCCTCTTGAGGTAGGCTTAATTCCAGATAAGATTTCTAGTTGATAGCCTCTGGAATTATTTATCTTCGACATGACACTGCATCTTCTGGGAGATGGAATTATAAGATATCAAGAATGTCTCGCCATGTTTGCAAGAAATGTACGAGTTTGGAGTATTAGAGTTTGATGGTATATATACTTAATGTGGGTTTGTAACACATCATGGATGGAATGTTCAGTTCAAGATTGCTGCATTAACCTACCTGCAATTCGCTTGTTTATATTGGGGGATTGCAAAGGGAATTGTCAGAATCAGAGGCTTTTAGATAAGATGTAGCGAATCCGTAGACTATTTGATACGATTGTTAAATGGGGTTTATTGCGGCACAGTGACTCATGGAGCTGTATGATTCCTAGTAGCTATTGACTGCCTaggtttgctatttttttctgcaGGATTATTAGTTGGCATTTCGTTGCCTGCTAATTCTCGTTCTCGACAAGATAGCCCCACTTGCACCGAGTTCATCAAAAGCTTTGTAATTGTTAGTCACATAaaaacgaacacacgcacacacatgcacacacacacgcacacacacacacacacacacacacacacacacacacacacacacacacacacacacacacacac includes:
- the LOC113808046 gene encoding kinetochore protein NDC80 homolog is translated as MMRKANLGAGSVQRPGTLKPRNTDSTPNNRRSAGQQMRKSYLPKTSQSDSAKKLTSRNKRISAEGLSRLSIASGRFTPTRNNTSASTLLAPPSVSRLSTDSVRNSSMGTKVRKETRPITDSNFKSQCVDKILDFLVSRGYVYQLQRRTLLAPSTKDFSNIFSFIYKHLDSQYNLPNRFEEEIPRLLKFLKYPVQMSKSSFITVGSPHTWPSVLAMLAWLVDVVNMFSAIDPMPIAFPSDFDSDINLAKTKFTVLVELANCDEDTEKIEAQLEEYRHILEEIQGVRAQDLLQIQEEDERVEDMVNNMSTGPERLQQLHHQYTQLVDDNAKMSDYCRELQVHISARDGERSQLESKVAELKAAKKQVFEEVDRLETMKEQQALNVGELARFKNHANDVATIISQLQDQGKDQDSQIWSLEMEVGKAQSSLCESISAYNKLVRQLDLPEDYEISSTDIAENKCHWQTTLLDELRRRKKDAKHGMYEAQNQLIRKEEELSMVNEMLSEKKDQLTKLESKLRRTEEEIVMTKNEITAEEKEMQVESDRLDQQILEARKTHRGSLYQKQCAVDQAKEELENVKVSGVECMRSGAEFLVQVCHASLEHLEWQQKETLKHKITTGNVTRKLVEPIHTEVKI